A genome region from Festucalex cinctus isolate MCC-2025b chromosome 17, RoL_Fcin_1.0, whole genome shotgun sequence includes the following:
- the LOC144005544 gene encoding NHP2-like protein 1: MSEAPVNPKAYPLADATLTKTILDLVQQASNYKQLRKGANEATKTLNRGIAEFIVMAADAEPLEIILHLPLLCEDKNVPYVFVRSKQALGRACGVSRPVIATSVTIKEGSQLKPQIQTAQMAIERLLV; encoded by the exons ATG TCCGAAGCCCCAGTTAACCCGAAGGCCTACCCGCTGGCCGACGCCACGCTCACCAAAACCATCCTGGACTTGGTGCAGCAAGCCTCCAACTACAAGCAGCTGAGGAAGGGGGCCAATGAAG CTACAAAGACCCTGAACAGAGGAATAGCTGAATTCATCGTCATGGCTGCTGATGCTGAACCACTGGAGATCATCCTCCACCTTCCGTTGCTCTGCGAGGACAAGAACGTCCCGTATGTGTTTGTCCGTTCCAAACAGGCCCTGGGCCGCGCCTGTGGGGTGTCGCGACCCGTCATCGCGACCTCAGTCACCATAAAGGAAGGCTCCCAGCTCAAACCCCAGATCCAGACGGCCCAAATGGCTATTGAGAGACTGctcgtgtaa
- the LOC144005541 gene encoding dynein axonemal assembly factor 11-like: MVHITEDLIRRRAEHNECEIFSLEEVSLHQQDIEKIEHIERWCRDLKILYLQNNLIPRIENVGRLKKLEYLNLALNNIQVIENLQGCENLQKLDLTVNFVGRLSSVESLKENIHLRQLFLVGNPCTLFEGYREYVVATLPQLKCLDGTEVTRSERIAANQGLEDLRRRVLEQEDEYLIKNARDKEEEVNRKRAEETGSGALDSEKQEQASESDEERREKEFWHTPCPFTPESRLEAHRHLEAKRKTKEKGNEKKAKPPRTLITADGRVLNINEPKLDFSLTEDDDNNRIVLDLAVYRHMDTSLMDVDVQPTYVKVAIKGKIFQLVLPAEVKPDSSTAQRSQTTGHLLLLMPRAQGEIKVTKAATRPSKDDRCRRGSSDSKKKERSLPERLEVDASGTVDIANIVTRQHSIEGPLEASGWNPTVVAPLDDEHSEGFVDNPDVPPLI, translated from the coding sequence ATGGTTCACATCACAGAAGATCTGATCCGGCGTCGCGCCGAGCACAACGAGTGTGAGATTTTCTCGTTGGAGGAGGTCTCCCTGCACCAGCAGGACATCGAGAAGATCGAGCACATCGAGCGCTGGTGCAGGGATCTGAAGATCCTCTACCTGCAGAACAACCTCATACCAAGAATCGAGAACGTGGGCCGCCTCAagaagctggagtatttgaacCTGGCTTTAAACAACATACAAGTCATTGAAAACCTGCAAGGCTGCGAGAATCTGCAAAAGCTGGATCTGACGGTGAACTTCGTGGGGCGTCTGAGCAGCGTGGAGAGCCTGAAAGAAAACATCCACTTGCGTCAACTCTTCCTGGTGGGGAACCCCTGCACGCTCTTTGAAGGTTACCGCGAGTACGTCGTCGCCACCCTACCCCAACTCAAGTGTCTGGATGGCACCGAGGTAACCCGGTCCGAGCGCATCGCAGCCAATCAGGGCCTGGAGGATTTGAGGAGGCGTGTCCTGGAGCAGGAGGACGAATATCTGATCAAGAACGCCCGCGATAAGGAAGAGGAGGTCAACAGGAAGCGGGCCgaggaaacaggaagtggtgCTCTTGACTCGGAGAAGCAGGAGCAGGCGAGCGAGTCGGATGAGGAGCGACGGGAGAAGGAGTTCTGGCACACGCCGTGTCCCTTCACTCCGGAATCCCGCCTGGAGGCTCACCGCCACCTGGAGGCCAAGAGGAAGACCAAGGAGAAAGGCAACGAGAAGAAAGCGAAACCCCCGAGGACTCTGATAACTGCTGATGGACGAGTCCTGAACATCAATGAGCCCAAGCTGGACTTCTCGCTGACGGAAGACGACGACAACAACAGGATCGTTTTAGACCTGGCAGTGTACAGGCACATGGACACCTCCCTGATGGACGTGGACGTGCAGCCAACGTACGTCAAAGTCGCCATCAAAGGGAAAATATTCCAGCTGGTCCTGCCGGCTGAGGTCAAGCCCGACAGCTCGACGGCGCAGAGGTCGCAGACCACGGGACACCTGCTGCTCCTCATGCCCAGGGCTCAAGGTGAAATCAAGGTGACAAAAGCCGCCACACGTCCGTCCAAAGACGACCGCTGCCGCCGCGGCTCATCTGACAGCAAGAAAAAAGAGCGTTCCCTTCCAGAGAGGCTGGAAGTGGACGCCAGTGGAACCGTGGACATCGCCAACATTGTGACACGCCAACACTCCATCGAAGGGCCGCTGGAAGCTTCTGGCTGGAATCCGACCGTCGTCGCTCCACTTGACGACGAACACTCGGAGGGTTTTGTGGACAACCCTGATGTCCCGCCACTCATTTGA
- the LOC144005540 gene encoding cytochrome b-c1 complex subunit 2, mitochondrial-like isoform X2, with protein MKGIRGFTQLSTRLYAAQAAHKVETTRAAKHVKFQPQDVQVTRLPSGLVIASLENYSPASKIGVFVKAGCRYETLENQGVTHTLRLAANLTTKGASAFKICRGIEAVGGTLTASSTRENMIYTVDCLRDDIDTVMEYLINVTTAQEFRPWEVAELTPRLKVEKARAEQNPHIAVVESLHEAAYKNALSNSLYCPDYMVGKFQSEHLHQFVQNHFTSARMALVGLGVDHSVLKQVGEQFLNIRGGAGTSAAQARYRGGEIRLPSSSSLVHSAVVSEAAASGTGEAVAFSVLQHLLGAGPRIKRGSNATSKLTQGVAKATADLFDVSTYNVTYSDSGLFGIYTVSQAGSTDAVVKAAVAEVKAVADGGITAADLTQAKLSLKSDLLMSLETSEGLLEAMGTQALARGSYQSPEEFAKNIDNVSLTDVANAAKKFVSGKKTMASSGSLIKTPFVDEI; from the exons ATGAAGGGGATTCGGGGTTTTACTCAATTATCG ACCAGGCTTTACGCTGCGCAGGCTGCCCATAAGGTGGAGACCACCAGGGCTGCCAAACATGTTAAATTTCAACCTCAAGATGTGCAG GTGACCCGACTGCCCAGTGGACTGGTGATCGCCTCCCTGGAAAACTACTCACCAGCTTCCAAGATTGGTGTGTTTGTTAAGGCCGGCTGTCGTTATGAGACCCTCGAAAACCAGGGTGTGACCCACACCCTGCGACTGGCCGCCAACCTG ACCACCAAAGGAGCTTCAGCTTTCAAGATATGCCGTGGTATCGAAGCAGTAGGAGGGACACTAAC TGCGTCTTCAACCAGGGAGAACATGATCTACACTGTTGACTGCTTGAGAGATGACAT CGACACAGTGATGGAGTATCTGATCAATGTGACAACGGCGCAAGAGTTCCGACCGTGGGAGGTGGCCGAGCTCACACCCAGGCTGAAGGTTGAGAAGGCCCGAGCAGAACAGAATCCTCACATAG CGGTGGTTGAAAGTCTCCATGAAGCCGCCTACAAGAACGCTCTAAGCAACTCTCTGTACTGTCCGGACTACATGGTGGGCAAATTCCAGTCTGAACAT ctgCACCAATTTGTCCAAAATCATTTCACAAGTGCAAGAATGGCGCTTGTTGGCCTTG GTGTGGATCATTCGGTTCTGAAGCAAGTAGGTGAGCAGTTCCTTAACATCCGCGGCGGCGCCGGAACGTCAGCTGCCCAAGCTCGGTATCGCGGAG GTGAGATCCGCCTGCCGAGCAGCAGCAGCCTGGTCCACTCCGCCGTTGTGAGCGAGGCGGCAGCGTCAGGCACAGGTGAGGCTGTCGCCTTCAGCGTTCTGCAGCACCTGCTGGGAGCTGGTCCGCGCATCAAGAGGGGCTCCAATGCAACTAGCAAACTGACGCAGGGTGTTGCCAAGGCAACTGCTGACCTCTTTGAT gTAAGTACTTATAACGTTACCTACTCTGACTCGGGGCTGTTTGGAATCTACACAGTTTCCCAAGCGGGATCTACCGACGCC GTCGTCAAGGCCGCCGTTGCCGAGGTGAAGGCGGTCGCTGACGGCGGCATCACAGCCGCTGACCTCACTCAGGCAAA GCTGTCGCTGAAGTCTGACTTGCTGATGTCTCTGGAGACTTCAGAAGGTCTGCTGGAGGCCATGGGCACTCAAGCGCTGGCTCGCGGTTCCTACCAATCCCCGGAGGAATTCGCCAAAAACATCGACAACGTCTCCCTCACCGACGTGGCCAAC GCTGCCAAAAAGTTTGTGTCTGGCAAGAAGACCATGGCGTCCAGCGGGAGCCTTATTAAAACCCCCTTCGTCGACGAAATCTAA
- the LOC144005540 gene encoding cytochrome b-c1 complex subunit 2, mitochondrial-like isoform X1 — MKGIRGFTQLSRRFYAAARAGSSLVEPLPGLKLAPGPAHSFQDVHVTRLPSGLVIASLENYSPASKIGVFVKAGCRYETLENQGVTHTLRLAANLTTKGASAFKICRGIEAVGGTLTASSTRENMIYTVDCLRDDIDTVMEYLINVTTAQEFRPWEVAELTPRLKVEKARAEQNPHIAVVESLHEAAYKNALSNSLYCPDYMVGKFQSEHLHQFVQNHFTSARMALVGLGVDHSVLKQVGEQFLNIRGGAGTSAAQARYRGGEIRLPSSSSLVHSAVVSEAAASGTGEAVAFSVLQHLLGAGPRIKRGSNATSKLTQGVAKATADLFDVSTYNVTYSDSGLFGIYTVSQAGSTDAVVKAAVAEVKAVADGGITAADLTQAKLSLKSDLLMSLETSEGLLEAMGTQALARGSYQSPEEFAKNIDNVSLTDVANAAKKFVSGKKTMASSGSLIKTPFVDEI, encoded by the exons ATGAAGGGGATTCGGGGTTTTACTCAATTATCG AGGCGCTTCTATGCAGCTGCCAGGGCAGGCAGCTCTCTTGTGGAGCCCCTGCCTGGCCTCAAGCTCGCTCCAGGGCCTGCCCACTCCTTCCAGGATGTCCAT GTGACCCGACTGCCCAGTGGACTGGTGATCGCCTCCCTGGAAAACTACTCACCAGCTTCCAAGATTGGTGTGTTTGTTAAGGCCGGCTGTCGTTATGAGACCCTCGAAAACCAGGGTGTGACCCACACCCTGCGACTGGCCGCCAACCTG ACCACCAAAGGAGCTTCAGCTTTCAAGATATGCCGTGGTATCGAAGCAGTAGGAGGGACACTAAC TGCGTCTTCAACCAGGGAGAACATGATCTACACTGTTGACTGCTTGAGAGATGACAT CGACACAGTGATGGAGTATCTGATCAATGTGACAACGGCGCAAGAGTTCCGACCGTGGGAGGTGGCCGAGCTCACACCCAGGCTGAAGGTTGAGAAGGCCCGAGCAGAACAGAATCCTCACATAG CGGTGGTTGAAAGTCTCCATGAAGCCGCCTACAAGAACGCTCTAAGCAACTCTCTGTACTGTCCGGACTACATGGTGGGCAAATTCCAGTCTGAACAT ctgCACCAATTTGTCCAAAATCATTTCACAAGTGCAAGAATGGCGCTTGTTGGCCTTG GTGTGGATCATTCGGTTCTGAAGCAAGTAGGTGAGCAGTTCCTTAACATCCGCGGCGGCGCCGGAACGTCAGCTGCCCAAGCTCGGTATCGCGGAG GTGAGATCCGCCTGCCGAGCAGCAGCAGCCTGGTCCACTCCGCCGTTGTGAGCGAGGCGGCAGCGTCAGGCACAGGTGAGGCTGTCGCCTTCAGCGTTCTGCAGCACCTGCTGGGAGCTGGTCCGCGCATCAAGAGGGGCTCCAATGCAACTAGCAAACTGACGCAGGGTGTTGCCAAGGCAACTGCTGACCTCTTTGAT gTAAGTACTTATAACGTTACCTACTCTGACTCGGGGCTGTTTGGAATCTACACAGTTTCCCAAGCGGGATCTACCGACGCC GTCGTCAAGGCCGCCGTTGCCGAGGTGAAGGCGGTCGCTGACGGCGGCATCACAGCCGCTGACCTCACTCAGGCAAA GCTGTCGCTGAAGTCTGACTTGCTGATGTCTCTGGAGACTTCAGAAGGTCTGCTGGAGGCCATGGGCACTCAAGCGCTGGCTCGCGGTTCCTACCAATCCCCGGAGGAATTCGCCAAAAACATCGACAACGTCTCCCTCACCGACGTGGCCAAC GCTGCCAAAAAGTTTGTGTCTGGCAAGAAGACCATGGCGTCCAGCGGGAGCCTTATTAAAACCCCCTTCGTCGACGAAATCTAA
- the LOC144005425 gene encoding Fanconi anemia core complex-associated protein 100-like has product MEGRCSVETLTEFAFSSASSTLRVESDVFVCIGGDEVYVFNCQNRELKVILIFPGLVRDLVVNESKQTLYVACCIGVYCICLSSLPTRVQSLEASSTVPHVKVSSKHLVIKEDGILALLLLNSVLLNLRLANASCLLTHYKISAESLLSSYETLGSFKVPLVSDSARHSTDELSERRPVLFCVHSADSPSSSSLPSGHVCLEPVLFKLLFGVDAALAKSPVVFCGLPDGRLCFAAHRVPGSQLRVLRSLEQPVVFVGASAGTRTDPAECLVALGEQGKVVLVTSKRGGPEGAGARVVFTEMTVPGPVVCACLDKRRLYYSTGSDLLVLDLSLASTKEAEGEAGSQKRAAASQNVISLNVCRVVALAEHARDTEGKVQLLGLSSRGQLQRISLPAGLQDGEVSHLPSSHVGRSIKDVLSAIGNVYERASVLKASIKSRNQTLKSLNQVLNVSISLNNETLAPVQEKPIRCRATTSWSKLLQNDSLNLNCVLENGSCYILERGWTLNITASSMSDSASTHYSFPFQNLHPGEKFEISLPLAASGDSPLPCAVSCALVFSLSGLLREEAAATLPEGGLVSLPLNTLMVDCLHALRPVDPAAAKCPPRDDAVRAFLRSRCGERGDAAADARHSASVKLSSRLLRDVLKPPEGSPKEPANVSLLDWLLCEGHEGVTMQGDKMAANTSVVHARAPNGSTIKLTAKEVNNAEDSAMRQEDPQDLAEVQVESSSLAAVCGMHHAVLRRVQNFLQKVPEKPPSSIELQSLRVREALQRAEKMLQQVQQTRISCTFGEGVSTGKVTSCLLSVYEELRGNEHSLLII; this is encoded by the exons ATGGAAGGAAGATGTTCGGTTGAGACGCTGACGGAGTTCGCATTTTCTTCGGCGTCAAGCACCCTGAGAGTGGAATCTGATGTGTTCGTCTGCATTGGAGGCGACGAGGTTTATGTCTTCAACTGTCAAAACAGAGAGTTGAAG GTCATCCTCATCTTTCCTGGTCTTGTGAGGGACCTGGTTGTGAATGAAAGCAAGCAGACCCTCTACGTGGCTTGCTGCATTGGCGTTTACTGCATCTGTTTGTCATCTTTGCCTACCAG GGTTCAAAGCCTGGAAGCATCTTCTACTGTGCCTCATGTGAAAGTATCCTCCAAGCATCTTGTTATCAAAGAAGATGGGATATTAGCTCTACTTCTGCTCAACTCTGTGCTCTTGAACCTTCGTCTGGCAAATGCATCCTGTCTGTTGACGCACTATAAAATATCAGCAGAGTCACTATTGAGCAGCTATGAAACACTCGGTTCATTTAAAGTGCCGTTGGTGTCAGACTCGGCTCGTCACAGCACAGATGAGTTGAGCGAGAGGAGGCCGGTGCTGTTTTGTGTCCACTCTGCAGATTCACCATCCTCATCGAGCTTACCAAGTGGTCACGTCTGCCTCGAGCCGGTCCTCTTCAAGCTCCTATTTGGGGTCGACGCAGCCCTGGCCAAATCGCCGGTTGTTTTTTGCGGTTTGCCGGACGGCCGTCTGTGTTTCGCCGCGCATCGTGTTCCGGGATCACAGCTCCGAGTCCTCCGCAGCCTCGAGCAGCCTGTTGTTTTTGTCGGCGCCTCTGCCGGGACCCGCACGGATCCGGCAGAATGTTTGGTGGCACTGGGCGAACAAGGCAAAGTTGTGTTGGTGACATCCAAGCGAGGAGGTCCAGAAGGAGCAGGCGCCAGGGTTGTTTTTACCGAGATGACTGTCCCCGGACCTGTGGTGTGTGCTTGTCTTGATAAACGGCGCCTTTACTACAGCACTGGTTCAGACCTGCTGGTACTGGATCTGTCACTGGCCTCCACGAAAGAAGCAGAGGGAGAAGCGGGATCTCAAAAGAGAGCTGCTGCCTCTCAGAACGTCATCAGTTTAAACGTGTGTAGAGTTGTCGCCTTGGCAGAACATGCAAGGGACACTGAAG GTAAAGTTCAGCTGCTGGGACtgtccagcagggggcagcTCCAGAGGATTAGCTTGCCTGCTGGCTTGCAAGATGGAGAAGTGTCCCATCTTCCTTCTTCACATGTTGGCCGCAGCATCAAAGATGTCCTGTCAGCTATTGGAAATGTATATGAAAG agCGTCGGTGCTGAAAGCGTCAATCAAATCCAGAAACCAAACGCTGAAAAGCCTGAATCAGGTGCTCAACGTCAGCATCTCATTAAACAACGAGACGCTCGCACCCGTTCAGGAGAAACCAATCCGATGTCGCGCCACTACCAGCTGGAGCAAATTGCTTCAGAATGACTCGTTGAATTTGAACTGCGTGCTGGAGAATGGAAGTTGTTATATTCTGGAGCGTGGCTGGACTTTAAACATCACCGCGTCCTCTATGAGCGACTCCGCCTCCACACATTATTCGTTCCCTTTCCAGAACCTTCACCCAGgcgagaagtttgagatttccCTGCCGCTGGCTGCTTCAGGAGACTCGCCGTTGCCTTGCGCTGTTTCCTGCGCTCTCGTTTTCTCGCTGTCAGGTCTCCTCAGAGAGGAAGCGGCGGCAACGCTGCCAGAAGGCGGTCTCGTCAGTTTGCCGTTGAACACGCTGATGGTGGACTGCTTGCACGCCCTGCGGCCGGTCGATCCGGCGGCTGCCAAATGTCCACCTCGCGATGACGCCGTCCGGGCGTTTTTGAGATCGCGCTGCGGCGAAAGAGGGGACGCAGCGGCAGACGCGCGGCATTCGGCGAGCGTTAAGCTGTCGTCGCGGTTACTGAGGGACGTGTTGAAACCTCCGGAGGGAAGCCCGAAAGAGCCTGCGAACGTCTCGCTGCTGGATTGGCTCCTCTGTGAAGGCCACGAGGGCGTGACGATGCAaggagacaaaatggccgccaacaCCTCGGTGGTCCATGCACGAGCTCCGAACGGGTCCACCATCAAGCTGACGGCAAAAGAG GTTAACAACGCAGAGGACAGTGCGATGAGGCAGGAGGATCCCCAGGACCTGGCGGAGGTTCAGGTTGAGAGCTCCTCATTGGCAGCTGTTTGCGGAATGCACCATGCGGTCCTG
- the LOC144005542 gene encoding ketimine reductase mu-crystallin-like — MAEPPVVISEQQVSRLLRYGELVPRLEEALAKFSRGDSSEVIQPVRSTLSLQKFNGYMGLMPTYMENDGILCTKFVGFYNRKKGSDLPAVQATVVLLDPERGSMKAVMEGNVITCMRTAAASAISAKLLMPPQAEVLAILGTGQQALSHYRIFTEMFSFKEVRVWGHRKEGMDKFQSSISGPVLLCDSAEAAVKGADVIVTVTSSQEPVLFGKWVKPGAHVAVVGACRPNWREVDDVLMTEAVVYVDSREGAMVESGDIILSKVEVFAEIGEVINGEKPALREKTTVFKSLGMAVEDAVSAKLVFDRWKSTTK; from the exons ATGGCCGAGCCACCAGTTGTCATTTCGGAACAGCAAGTTTCTCGTCTGTTACGCTACGGGGAGCTCGTCCCTCGTCTGGAGGAAGCGTTGGCTAAATTTTCACGAGGTGACAGTTCAGAGGTGATTCAACCTGTCAGGTCTACACTGTCTTTGCAGAAATTTAACGG ATACATGGGTTTGATGCCAACATACATGGAAAACGACGGAATCTTGTGCACAAAGTTTGTGGGCTTCTACAATAGGAAGAAAGGTTCCGACTTACCCGCGGTTCAAGCCACAGTGGTGCTGCTGGACCCCGAGAGAGGAAGCATGAAGGCC GTGATGGAGGGAAACGTCATCACTTGCATGAGGACAGCCGCCGCATCGGCCATCTCTGCTAAG ttgctgATGCCGCCCCAAGCAGAGGTGTTGGCCATCTTGGGAACAGGACAACAAGCTTTGAGCCACTACAGGATCTTCACTGAgatgttttcatttaaagaG GTGCGAGTGTGGGGCCACAGGAAAGAAGGGATGGACAAGTTTCAGAGCTCCATCAGTGGTCCCGTTCTCCTCTGCGACTCAGCGGAAGCGGCTGTTAAGGGAGCTGACGTCATAGTGACGGTAACCTCAAGTCAAGAGCCGGTGCTCTTTGGAAAGTGGGTCAAACCGGGAGCCCACGTGGCAG TGGTAGGAGCTTGCAGGCCAAACTGGCGAGAGGTAGATGACGTGCTGATGACGGAAGCGGTGGTGTATGTTGACAGCAGGGAGGGAGCCATGGTTGAATCTGGTGACATCATCCTCTCCAAG gTGGAAGTGTTTGCAGAGATCGGAGAAGTCATCAATGGAGAAAAACCTGCACTGAGAGAGAAGACAACAGTGTTTAAATCCCTTG gAATGGCGGTTGAAGATGCAGTAAGTGCCAAGCTGGTGTTTGACCGGTGGAAATCAACAACCAAATAA
- the LOC144005427 gene encoding baculoviral IAP repeat-containing protein 5.2-like → MEELFVEESFKMFIYENRLKTFKGWPFDEDCKCTPENMAKAGFIHTPSDNSPDVAMCVFCLKELEGWEPDDDPAKEHKSHSPSCHFISLKKRVEDLTVEEFIKLQLEKNICEVGKKYNEAVTKFREAASVKRAKIVKLATGEE, encoded by the exons ATGGAGGAGCTGTTTGTCGAAGAAAgctttaaaatgttcatttatgaGAATAGGCTGAAGACGTTTAAGGGTTGGCCGTTCGACGAAGACTGCAAATGCACACCGGAAAAC ATGGCAAAGGCCGGCTTCATCCACACGCCTTCGGATAACAGCCCAGACGTCGCCATGTGTGTCTTTTGCCTTAAAGAGTTGGAAGGTTGGGAGCCTGACGACGACCCAGC GAAAGAACACAAATCCCATTCACCTTCCTGCCACTTCATTTCCCTGAAGAAAAGGGTTGAAGATCTGACCGTGGAGGAGTTTATCAAGCTGCAATTGGAGAAGAACATCTGCGAAGTT ggaaaaaaatataacgAGGCCGTCACAAAGTTTCGCGAGGCAGCCAGTGTGAAACGAGCAAAAATAGTTAAGTTGGCTACGGGTGAAGAGTAG
- the LOC144005426 gene encoding uncharacterized protein C16orf52 homolog B-like, with protein MDKLTVISGCLFLAAEVFAIASIANPDWISTGESAGSLTVGLVRQCQTIHGRDRTCIPPHMPPEWVTTLFFIILGVLSLTVTCCLLVMSHWRREVIRYARWIAFTGLVLFCMAALIFPIGFYVNEVGGQPYKLPNNTGVGSSYVLFVLSIFFTIVGLLFAGKVCLPG; from the exons ATGGATAAACTGACCGTGATATCAGGATGTCTCTTCCTCGCTGCAGAAGTCTTCGCCATCGCCAGCATCGCGAATCCGGACTGGATCAGCACCGGAGAGTCAGCCG GCTCTCTAACTGTCGGTCTGGTCCGACAGTGCCAGACCATTCACGGCCGAGATCGGACCTGCATCCCCCCTCACATGCCCCCGGAGTGGGTCACCACCCTTTTCTTCATCATACTGGGCGTCCTCTCGCTGACCGTCACTTGCTGTCTGCTGGTCATGTCCCACTGGCGCCGTGAGGTCATCCGATACGCGCGCTGGATCGCCTTCACGGGGC TTGTCCTGTTCTGTATGGCCGCCCTCATTTTCCCCATCGGCTTCTACGTCAACGAGGTTGGAGGTCAGCCATACAAGCTGCCCAACAACACCGGGGTGGGTTCGTCCTATGTGCTCTTCGTCCTTTCCATATTCTTCACCATCGTGGGCCTGCTGTTCGCCGGGAAGGTTTGCTTACCCGGCTGA